The following proteins come from a genomic window of Alosa alosa isolate M-15738 ecotype Scorff River chromosome 2, AALO_Geno_1.1, whole genome shotgun sequence:
- the fam89b gene encoding leucine repeat adapter protein 25, giving the protein MNGFQSSPPECPAGSVCSIEGLPPLPKGLSGILNSSGGSWRDIEKVYSKRTRIQADISKSRVSDSLGRSKPASLDAALAMLRKEMVGLRQLDMSLLCQLWSLYESIQEYKGAFQDISSSLLSESSFTTENGYSEDEEDEEEEETEGGSREPQDAPRSTLPQPAQNSRDQWIKDSFHIPI; this is encoded by the exons ATGAACGGTTTCCAGTCCAGTCCGCCGGAGTGTCCAGCGGGAAGCGTCTGTTCGATTGAGGGTTTACCCCCTCTACCGAAAGGCCTGAGCGGTATACTCAACTCTAGCGGGGGCTCCTGGCGGGACATAGAGAAGGTGTACAGCAAGAGAACACGCATTCAGGCCGACATCAGCAAGTCCCGGGTGAGCGACTCCCTTGGTCGAAGCAAACCTGCAAGCTTGGATGCAGCATTGGCAATGTTGCGAAAGGAAATG GTGGGCTTAAGGCAGTTGGACATGTCTTTACTCTGCCAGCTATGGTCACTCTATGAATCCATCCAGGAGTACAAAGGTGCCTTCCAAGACATCTCGTCCTCTTTGCTATCCGAGAGTTCCTTCACCACTGAAAATGGTTATTCTGAGGacgaggaagatgaggaagaagaggagactGAAGGAGGAAGCAGAGAGCCTCAGGATGCCCCTCGGTCCACTTTGCCTCAGCCAGCCCAGAACTCCCGTGACCAGTGGATCAAAGACTCCTTCCATATCCCCATATAA
- the LOC125290977 gene encoding putative thiamine transporter SLC35F3: MLVMAVARTSSLDVLTVRECPLSRRTAMHRSAKVSPSPEPGPITLQLPTARGDNGRSKSDRQLESLDGESSVKDDDEESEAEARDCCTRCPLRAMRKVAWGVVLGGCVALSWAGATHSAKQALAGLHAPYFITWFCSVWNLLLFPIYYLGHLLGAEQRLWPNSCFRQCSSFLGDGGVTVRVLLKGAAPFSVLWSLSGYLYLLALHRISTSDASAVLCCSQAFIFLLSWIGLKDRFMGVRIVAAILSITGIVMMAYADGFHSDSIIGVALGVGSASTSALYKVLFRKRVGEFRPGPASVLLSCVGLFSCILHSWVCVLLYLTHVEYWPPSQAMPWNTLCIMASLLMAFNVLVNLGVALTYPCLISLGVLLSIPASTAVDILVTSSVTQLSQVRIAAAGIIAAGYVMLLLPENWDESTLRCLGKLWPGSWREDSVVVEELTVDSAGATRTKPRPAGGAALSRSGLGGLHET; encoded by the exons ATGCTTGTCATGGCTGTAGCCAGAACTTCAAGTCTCGATGTGCTGACAGTGAG GGAGTGTCCGCTGAGTCGTAGAACTGCAATGCACAGATCTGCCAAAGTATCTCCCTCTCCTGAACCTGGTCCTATTACTCTTCAGCTACCCACTGCCCGAG GTGACAATGGCCGTTCAAAGTCTGACCGACAGTTGGAGTCTCTGGATGGAGAGAGCAGTGTTAAGGACGACGATGAGGAGAGCGAGGCTGAAGCGAGAGACTGCTGCACCAGGTGCCCGCTCAGGGCTATGAGGAAGGTGGCGTGGGGAGTGGTGCTGGGGGGCTGCGTAGCTCTTTCCTGGGCTGGGGCGACCCACAGCGCCAAACAGGCCCTGGCTGGACTCCATGCCCCCTACTTCATCACCTGGTTCTGCAGTGTCTGGAACTTGCTCCTCTTTCCCATATACTACCTGGGCCATTTACTGGGAGCTGAGCAGAGACTGTGGCCCAACTCCTGCTTCAG ACAGTGCAGCAGTTTCTTAGGAGACGGCGGAGTGACGGTCAGGGTTCTGCTGAAGGGAGCGGCGCCGTTCTCTGTGCTGTGGAGCCTCTCCGGGTACCTGTACCTCCTGGCCCTCCACCGCATCTCCACCAGTGACGCCAGCGCTGtcctctgctgcagccaggccttcatcttcctcctctcctggaTCGGGCTCAAGGACCGCTTCATGGGAGTGAGG ATTGTGGCAGCCATCCTGTCCATTACTGGTATTGTCATGATGGCGTATGCTGACGGTTTCCATAGTGATTCAATAATTGGTGTGGCACTTGGAGTGGGCTCTGCCTCCACATCTGCCTTGTACAAG GTGCTGTTCAGAAAGCGAGTGGGAGAATTCCGACCTGGCCCGGCCAGCGTGCTGCTGTCGTGCGTGGGGCTGTTTAGCTGCATCCTGCACTCCTGGGTGTGCGTGCTGCTCTACCTCACACACGTAGAGTACTGGCCCCCATCTCAGGCCATGCCCTGGAACACACTCTGCATCATGGCCTCACTGTTGATGG CTTTCAACGTGTTGGTGAACCTTGGGGTTGCACTAACATACCCCTGCCTCATCTCCCTCGGGGTCCTTTTGAGTATTCCAGCAAGCACAG CGGTAGATATTTTGGTGACCTCCTCAGTAACCCAGTTAAGCCAAGTGAGAATAGCTGCGGCAGGTATCATTGCAGCCGGTTATGTAATGTTGTTGCTCCCCGAAAACTGGGACGAAAGCACCCTGCGCTGCCTTGGAAAGCTCTGGCCTGGAAGCTGGAGAGAGGACAGTGTGGTGGTTGAAGAGCTCACGGTGGACAGTGCTGGAGCTACACGGACAAAACCCAGACCTGCTGGAGGTGCAGCACTGTCTCGATCTGGTTTGGGTGGTTTGCATGAAACTTAA